A portion of the Actinomycetota bacterium genome contains these proteins:
- a CDS encoding DUF169 domain-containing protein: MEDWKDLGSSLEGHLRPSTFPIAARFLESGEEPPTRARRPREETGSEIAVCQALTLTRERGLTMLLDLEESSCSLANAALGWDTSTCPTFMAAFLRTMNYAHDEEAARKRTEGMAMLEPGRYTGVVFSPLTRTRVEPHVVLVYGNPAQVMRLVHAVSHWTGERVAGDFGGIAGSCNEGLVRTFAGGTPRVALPGNGDRVFAATHDDELIFAFPAPWGERILEGLEATSARGIRYPIPTFIDYRLPFMDLMGRFAE; the protein is encoded by the coding sequence ATGGAGGATTGGAAAGACCTGGGTTCGAGCCTGGAGGGCCACCTGCGGCCGTCCACATTCCCCATTGCGGCCCGTTTCCTTGAATCGGGAGAAGAGCCGCCGACGCGGGCGCGTCGTCCACGCGAAGAGACGGGCAGCGAGATAGCGGTGTGCCAGGCGCTCACCCTCACCAGGGAGAGGGGCCTGACCATGCTGCTGGACCTGGAGGAGTCAAGCTGTTCCCTGGCCAACGCCGCCCTGGGGTGGGACACCAGCACCTGTCCCACCTTTATGGCCGCTTTCCTGCGCACCATGAACTATGCCCACGACGAAGAGGCGGCGCGCAAACGGACCGAAGGCATGGCCATGCTGGAACCGGGCAGGTACACCGGGGTTGTGTTCTCGCCCTTGACCCGCACCCGCGTCGAGCCCCATGTCGTGCTGGTCTATGGCAACCCCGCACAAGTGATGCGCCTGGTTCATGCCGTCTCCCACTGGACCGGCGAGAGGGTGGCGGGAGATTTCGGGGGCATCGCGGGTTCCTGCAACGAAGGCCTGGTGCGAACATTCGCTGGCGGCACGCCCAGGGTCGCTCTGCCGGGCAACGGCGACCGCGTATTCGCCGCCACCCACGACGACGAGCTCATCTTCGCCTTTCCGGCACCATGGGGCGAAAGGATACTCGAGGGGCTGGAGGCGACGAGCGCCAGGGGTATCCGCTACCCCATTCCCACATTCATCGACTACCGTCTTCCCTTCATGGACCTCATGGGCAGATTCGCCGAGTAG
- the crtI gene encoding phytoene desaturase family protein, whose product MDYDYDVIVIGAGIGGLTSASLLAKDGLKVLVLERLGRVGGCCSNYDVNGFKPEVGAVFVIAHEFYYKLFELLDLRLEDYIDWTLIDPVYQVYLEDGSEVSVPRDFDAMAEVVRQIAPQDLDGYYRYCKDLGKIHKAMLGFMKHPMPEIRKVTKLTSLAKLFASREAIPGFIPSQKVALSNLEKLVGKYFKDPTLQLIFGWENMYAGLPAHRCLGMFSMITYMSHVGYYYPKGGMISIPGAIARIGQDYGVELRLEAEVDSIIVTGGEAKGVKLADGEVLTARAVVSNTHSRFTYFNLLRDAGLPGWVTRTVMRQPCSIPAPMFYVGLSQRLDSVKSHMSLVAQKRARVDNIWTDFYDRGLLYRASDGMYLVIDPSHGDPDLAPPGKQVLYTIYIGPYKLKYDNWDDIADDWAWECINYLDKRCYPGLVQHIEWMDSVPPTELERRLNVAEGAFFGIEMSLPNMGPFRPNYRSMLVDRLYQAGQSTNPGVGVPGAMISGIAVASLLLNDWPKKLA is encoded by the coding sequence GTGGATTACGACTACGACGTGATCGTCATCGGTGCCGGCATAGGGGGCCTGACCTCCGCCTCGCTCCTGGCCAAGGACGGCCTGAAGGTCCTGGTGCTGGAGAGGCTCGGGCGGGTCGGGGGCTGCTGTTCCAACTACGACGTCAATGGCTTCAAGCCGGAGGTGGGAGCGGTCTTCGTCATCGCCCACGAGTTCTACTACAAACTCTTCGAGCTGCTCGACCTGCGCCTGGAGGACTACATCGACTGGACCCTTATCGACCCTGTTTACCAGGTCTACCTGGAGGACGGCAGCGAAGTGTCCGTGCCGCGCGATTTCGACGCCATGGCTGAGGTGGTGAGGCAGATAGCCCCGCAGGACCTGGACGGCTACTACCGCTACTGCAAGGACCTGGGAAAGATCCACAAGGCCATGCTCGGCTTCATGAAGCACCCCATGCCGGAGATCAGGAAGGTCACCAAGCTGACCAGCCTCGCGAAACTCTTCGCCAGCAGGGAAGCCATACCCGGCTTCATCCCCAGCCAGAAGGTGGCCTTGAGCAACCTGGAGAAGCTGGTGGGAAAATACTTCAAGGACCCGACCCTGCAGCTCATCTTCGGATGGGAGAACATGTACGCCGGGCTTCCCGCCCACCGCTGCCTGGGGATGTTCTCGATGATCACCTACATGAGCCACGTGGGCTATTACTATCCCAAGGGCGGCATGATCTCCATCCCCGGGGCCATCGCCCGCATCGGCCAGGACTACGGTGTCGAACTGCGCCTGGAGGCGGAAGTGGACAGCATCATCGTCACCGGCGGCGAGGCGAAGGGAGTGAAGCTGGCGGACGGAGAGGTGCTGACGGCCAGAGCGGTGGTGTCCAACACCCATTCCCGCTTCACCTATTTCAACCTGTTGAGGGACGCCGGCCTCCCCGGGTGGGTAACCCGGACCGTCATGCGCCAGCCCTGTTCCATACCGGCGCCGATGTTCTACGTGGGGCTCTCGCAGCGGCTCGACAGCGTTAAGTCCCACATGTCCCTCGTTGCACAGAAGAGGGCGAGGGTGGACAATATCTGGACGGACTTCTACGACCGGGGGCTCTTGTATCGTGCCAGCGACGGCATGTACCTGGTCATCGATCCCTCACACGGCGATCCGGACCTGGCGCCCCCCGGCAAGCAGGTCCTGTACACCATCTACATCGGCCCCTATAAACTCAAGTACGACAACTGGGACGACATCGCCGACGACTGGGCGTGGGAGTGCATCAACTACCTGGATAAGAGGTGCTACCCGGGGCTCGTACAGCACATAGAGTGGATGGACTCCGTGCCTCCGACGGAGCTGGAGCGCCGCCTCAACGTCGCCGAGGGCGCCTTCTTCGGCATCGAGATGAGCCTTCCCAACATGGGCCCCTTCCGTCCCAACTACCGCTCGATGCTCGTCGACCGCCTCTACCAGGCGGGGCAGAGCACCAATCCGGGCGTGGGGGTGCCGGGAGCGATGATCTCGGGGATAGCCGTGGCCAGCCTGCTCCTCAACGACTGGCCCAAAAAGCTTGCATAA
- a CDS encoding HAD-IB family hydrolase, giving the protein MPPPIAFFDLDYTLLDGANGNLVVKYMVKTRRMGVDAIWKAVKFTVLYRLDRLPREEVYRWTFRECGKYSMDELISMLDESYEQYIMPRLLREGIDRVREHKKKGHTVVIATAAGEYMSEKVRVQVGADDKIAAIAAVRDGRLTDEVEMPMPFAEGKEILARRYADARGVSLADCWFYSDSLTDMPLLEAVGHPVAVNPQRALRRIAEERRWPVEYWKTPAGLTVPSKAEQLTFEAGDG; this is encoded by the coding sequence ATGCCGCCACCCATAGCCTTCTTCGACCTGGACTACACGCTCCTGGACGGGGCAAACGGAAACCTGGTGGTCAAGTACATGGTGAAGACCAGGCGCATGGGGGTAGACGCCATCTGGAAAGCGGTCAAGTTCACCGTCCTCTACCGACTGGACCGCCTGCCCCGGGAGGAGGTCTACCGCTGGACCTTCCGGGAGTGCGGCAAATACAGCATGGACGAGCTCATATCCATGCTGGACGAGTCCTACGAACAGTACATCATGCCCCGGCTGCTTAGGGAGGGCATCGACCGCGTACGGGAGCATAAAAAGAAAGGGCACACCGTGGTGATCGCCACCGCGGCTGGGGAGTACATGTCGGAGAAGGTAAGGGTACAGGTGGGGGCGGACGACAAGATAGCGGCCATAGCGGCGGTGCGTGACGGGCGGCTGACCGACGAGGTCGAGATGCCCATGCCGTTCGCCGAGGGAAAGGAGATACTGGCGCGCCGTTACGCGGATGCCAGGGGGGTTTCCCTCGCCGACTGCTGGTTCTATTCCGATTCCCTGACCGACATGCCACTGCTGGAGGCGGTGGGCCATCCCGTTGCGGTGAACCCGCAACGCGCCTTACGGCGCATCGCCGAGGAGAGGCGATGGCCGGTGGAGTACTGGAAAACACCGGCGGGATTGACGGTGCCGAGCAAGGCGGAACAGCTGACCTTCGAAGCGGGAGATGGATAA
- a CDS encoding DUF2207 domain-containing protein, which translates to MLVRSRGAGCTRMRSTLFLLAVPLLLATAIFLCPAGAQAEPVFTYGAFHTAMTINADGSLLVSSKVSYDFQDPSGTVGLFIPASYGTLVEAEVLAGDGSPLPSDAWSYDTGTDGYTLWVDSSGAGPTATYIYRYLLYDALIQSGDRVGISSWGAVPAGRGSPIAETSVTLHYPAGADPANIELSVDPIAYSGQISQRFIGSDTAVVEAAFLGADSYYSVTSFWPSSIMDLSGRGFAAAQSKSWDFERFDCDISVNEDSSITVRETQVVNFRGSFTWLERYISTEPADFSVGRTYGRARVHDISVYGLDGQPLDEGMWSVDSDSGGKTVRIEFNATDEQMGWIIEYRMTGVLIFASEYDRLYWNAVSIERGVPIRNSAISVHPPQGANAAELQADQYVNVSDPPSGYESGLDGDVLWWRVGNIPPYTTFTIDVAFPKGLVAIPWQYDKACGIAVIAASSCILAAALLAMSVLWWKKGRDIGRTGTAMVRYEPPEGLSPAMLGMLMHEKPRVRDISASIVDLARRGYLTIIEEEKRSFIRMKSYSFQRTSQDLSGLLEYEREIMEGLFEAGERVSESDLKNKFYTRVNAILNIGVKDEVMKRKLFTREPGALRSRYLAGGIIIASLAIAAFLLLPRWLDLGWFGVLILVLVPVGGIVAGVGWAMPSRSAEGSKAYEHALGYRDFLETAEKPELQYMTPENFQSNLPYAMVLGVDEAWALKFADIYTTPPQWYSGSGAAFSTLYLTSSLRDMTASLNSTLTSSPRSSGSGSGGFGGGSSGGGFGGGGSSAG; encoded by the coding sequence ATGCTCGTGAGGTCCAGGGGAGCGGGCTGCACAAGGATGCGGTCGACGCTCTTTCTGCTGGCAGTCCCTCTGCTCCTCGCCACGGCGATCTTCCTCTGTCCCGCCGGAGCCCAGGCCGAACCCGTCTTCACCTATGGAGCTTTCCATACCGCGATGACCATTAACGCGGACGGATCTCTCCTGGTCAGCTCCAAGGTGAGTTACGACTTCCAGGACCCTTCCGGCACGGTCGGGCTGTTCATCCCCGCGTCCTACGGCACCCTGGTGGAGGCGGAGGTACTGGCCGGAGACGGTTCCCCCCTGCCCAGCGACGCGTGGTCCTACGACACCGGGACGGATGGATATACCCTCTGGGTCGACAGCAGCGGAGCCGGCCCTACCGCTACCTATATCTACCGCTATCTCCTCTACGATGCTCTCATCCAGAGCGGCGACCGCGTCGGCATCTCGTCCTGGGGCGCCGTGCCCGCGGGACGCGGCTCTCCCATCGCCGAGACCTCGGTAACCCTGCATTACCCCGCCGGAGCCGACCCGGCCAACATCGAGTTGAGCGTCGATCCCATTGCATACTCGGGGCAGATATCGCAGCGGTTCATAGGCAGCGACACGGCCGTGGTGGAGGCCGCTTTTCTCGGCGCGGACTCTTACTATTCCGTCACCTCTTTCTGGCCGTCATCCATCATGGACCTGTCCGGACGGGGTTTCGCGGCTGCACAGAGCAAGAGCTGGGATTTCGAGCGCTTTGACTGCGATATATCCGTTAACGAAGACTCCTCGATCACGGTACGCGAGACCCAGGTGGTGAATTTTCGAGGCAGCTTCACCTGGCTGGAACGCTACATCTCCACCGAACCGGCGGACTTCTCCGTCGGGCGCACTTACGGGCGCGCGCGCGTCCATGACATCTCCGTATACGGGCTTGACGGCCAGCCTCTGGACGAGGGCATGTGGAGCGTTGACTCCGATTCAGGCGGCAAAACGGTGCGCATCGAGTTCAACGCCACCGACGAGCAGATGGGCTGGATCATCGAGTACCGCATGACCGGCGTCCTGATCTTTGCCTCCGAATACGACCGCCTGTACTGGAACGCGGTGTCCATCGAGCGCGGAGTACCTATCCGCAACTCCGCCATATCCGTGCATCCCCCTCAGGGCGCGAACGCCGCGGAACTGCAAGCCGACCAATACGTCAACGTCAGCGATCCTCCATCCGGATACGAATCCGGCCTTGACGGCGACGTGCTGTGGTGGCGGGTAGGGAACATACCGCCCTACACCACCTTCACCATCGACGTCGCCTTTCCCAAGGGGCTTGTCGCAATACCCTGGCAGTACGATAAGGCGTGCGGCATCGCCGTCATCGCCGCCTCTTCCTGCATCCTGGCCGCCGCTCTCCTGGCCATGTCCGTCCTGTGGTGGAAGAAGGGGCGCGACATCGGCAGGACCGGCACGGCCATGGTGCGCTACGAACCGCCAGAGGGCCTCTCCCCGGCCATGCTGGGGATGCTCATGCACGAGAAACCCCGCGTACGGGACATCTCGGCGTCCATCGTCGACTTGGCACGGCGCGGTTATCTGACCATCATCGAGGAGGAGAAACGCAGCTTCATCCGGATGAAATCGTACAGCTTCCAGCGGACCAGCCAGGACCTCTCCGGCCTGCTCGAATACGAACGGGAGATCATGGAGGGTCTCTTCGAGGCCGGGGAACGCGTCAGTGAATCCGACCTGAAGAACAAGTTCTACACCCGCGTCAACGCCATCCTCAACATCGGGGTCAAAGACGAGGTGATGAAACGCAAGCTCTTCACCCGCGAGCCAGGGGCATTGCGCTCGCGGTATCTCGCCGGGGGCATCATCATCGCATCACTGGCCATCGCCGCTTTTCTCCTCTTGCCCCGGTGGCTGGACCTGGGGTGGTTCGGCGTGCTCATCCTCGTCTTAGTCCCGGTGGGAGGCATCGTGGCGGGCGTTGGGTGGGCCATGCCGAGCCGCAGCGCGGAGGGCTCCAAGGCGTACGAACACGCTCTGGGCTACCGTGACTTCCTGGAGACGGCGGAAAAACCCGAACTCCAATACATGACCCCGGAGAACTTCCAGTCCAACCTGCCCTATGCCATGGTTCTTGGGGTCGACGAGGCTTGGGCCCTAAAGTTCGCCGATATCTATACCACTCCCCCGCAGTGGTATTCGGGCAGCGGGGCGGCCTTCAGCACCCTGTACCTGACCTCGTCACTGCGGGATATGACCGCGTCCCTGAACAGTACCCTTACCTCTTCTCCTCGCTCCTCAGGTTCGGGAAGTGGCGGGTTCGGAGGAGGCTCATCGGGGGGAGGATTCGGAGGCGGCGGATCTTCCGCCGGGTAG
- a CDS encoding glucose 1-dehydrogenase, whose protein sequence is MQLYREQFSLEGKVAIVTGGSRGIGQAIAEGYAEMGASVVLASRKAEALEEVRKGIEASGGEAYVIPTHMGDMEGIGRLVQGTLDKYGTIDILVNNAATNPIFCGTGDVEEQAYEKIMEVNVKGLFFLTQQVGKIMCDKGSGAVINVSSEAAFCPTPFLGVYSISKAAVNMLTKVFAQEWGPRGVRVNGIAPGLVKTHFSQALWGNEAILQAAINSIPLGRMAEPEEMVGLAIFLASEASKYVTGQVMLIDGGREISS, encoded by the coding sequence ATGCAGTTGTACAGAGAACAGTTCTCCCTGGAGGGCAAGGTGGCCATCGTCACCGGAGGCAGCCGGGGCATCGGCCAGGCCATCGCCGAGGGATATGCCGAGATGGGCGCCAGTGTGGTGCTGGCCAGCCGCAAGGCGGAAGCGCTGGAGGAGGTCCGCAAGGGCATAGAGGCGAGTGGGGGCGAGGCCTACGTCATACCCACCCACATGGGCGACATGGAGGGTATCGGACGCCTGGTGCAGGGGACCCTGGACAAGTACGGCACCATCGATATACTCGTCAACAACGCCGCGACCAACCCAATCTTCTGCGGCACCGGTGACGTGGAGGAGCAGGCCTACGAGAAGATCATGGAGGTCAACGTCAAAGGCCTCTTCTTCCTCACCCAGCAGGTGGGAAAGATCATGTGCGACAAGGGCTCGGGAGCGGTGATCAACGTCTCCTCGGAGGCTGCATTCTGCCCCACCCCCTTCCTCGGGGTATATTCGATCTCCAAGGCCGCGGTGAACATGCTGACCAAGGTATTTGCACAGGAGTGGGGCCCACGGGGGGTGCGCGTGAACGGCATCGCCCCCGGCCTGGTGAAGACGCACTTCAGCCAGGCATTATGGGGCAACGAGGCGATCCTGCAGGCCGCCATCAACTCTATACCGCTCGGGAGGATGGCGGAGCCCGAGGAGATGGTGGGACTGGCGATCTTCCTGGCGTCGGAGGCCTCGAAGTACGTGACCGGGCAGGTGATGCTCATCGACGGCGGCAGGGAGATATCGTCCTGA
- a CDS encoding FAD-dependent oxidoreductase — translation MGVSLWDPVLIGGLRLRNRAVMPAMGTAFATLEGEVTERLIAYHAARARGGVGMIITEVCAVHPSGRAFASELRIDDDAFIPGLAGLAAAIKEEGAGAAVQLHHAGRETFPSVIGGQPVAPSPIASRAMGQVPRELTGDEIVELVGCFARAARRAREAGFDAVEIHGAHGYLVNQFISFYSNQREDAYGGDDSGRFRFAREIVREIKKEAGGDFPVIFRFSASEEAKGGYDIDYILPLLPQLEEDGVDAFHVSCGIYDAPGNPTSPGLHHPAGINVERSAMVKRAVQSPVIVAGKIHDPRLAEEVLRAEKADLVAFGRQHLADPEFLSKASAGRHEDIRYCLSCNQGCIERLTFEFKSTSCVINPLVGRESRRLGPASSRGPFLVAGAGPAGLQAALTLAAAGAEVLLCEREGTAGGQLRAASRPPGKEPYAEWVAWSLRQLDSLGVRPEYETDACTKLMAGEEWAGAVNACGACPLLPRVPGSELDMDREARRVLLGVDTTGKRVVVVGAGPVGMETAHYLLAAGKEVTVVEEKDNPPVPPLTSHGFALHRVVRKQGLLLLGTRVVEISGKGVLVRAREAERLLEADTVVWAVGSIPEGAFAEACAEAGVTVMSVGDALAPRRLLDAVHEGYKAACGMLHGGPSDE, via the coding sequence ATGGGCGTATCGCTATGGGACCCCGTGCTCATCGGCGGGTTGCGGCTGCGCAACCGGGCGGTGATGCCGGCAATGGGGACCGCCTTCGCCACCCTGGAAGGAGAGGTGACGGAGCGCCTCATAGCCTACCACGCGGCCAGGGCACGGGGCGGCGTGGGCATGATCATAACCGAGGTCTGCGCGGTGCATCCCAGCGGCAGGGCTTTCGCCTCAGAGCTGAGGATCGACGACGACGCTTTTATCCCAGGCCTCGCGGGGCTGGCTGCGGCCATCAAGGAGGAGGGGGCCGGGGCTGCGGTACAGCTGCACCATGCGGGCAGAGAGACCTTCCCCTCCGTCATCGGAGGACAGCCGGTGGCCCCTTCGCCCATCGCCAGCCGCGCCATGGGACAGGTCCCCCGGGAGCTGACTGGGGACGAGATAGTGGAGCTGGTCGGCTGCTTCGCGAGGGCGGCCAGAAGGGCGCGTGAGGCGGGATTCGATGCGGTAGAGATACATGGTGCCCATGGCTATCTGGTCAACCAGTTCATCTCTTTCTACTCCAACCAGCGCGAGGACGCCTATGGGGGTGACGACTCCGGGCGGTTCCGTTTCGCCCGCGAGATAGTGAGAGAGATAAAGAAGGAAGCGGGAGGGGATTTCCCCGTCATCTTCCGTTTTTCGGCCAGCGAGGAGGCGAAGGGCGGGTACGATATCGACTATATACTGCCCCTGCTCCCGCAGCTGGAGGAGGACGGCGTGGACGCGTTCCACGTATCGTGCGGCATCTACGACGCGCCGGGCAACCCGACCAGCCCCGGGCTGCATCATCCCGCGGGCATCAACGTGGAGAGGTCCGCCATGGTTAAAAGGGCGGTGCAAAGCCCGGTGATCGTGGCCGGGAAGATACACGACCCCCGCCTGGCCGAAGAGGTGCTGCGGGCGGAAAAAGCTGACCTGGTCGCCTTCGGGAGGCAGCATCTCGCGGACCCGGAGTTCCTGTCGAAAGCGTCCGCGGGCCGCCACGAAGACATACGTTACTGCCTCTCCTGCAACCAGGGGTGTATCGAGAGGTTGACCTTCGAGTTCAAGTCGACGTCCTGCGTCATCAACCCCCTGGTCGGCCGGGAGTCCCGGCGGTTGGGCCCTGCATCTTCCAGGGGACCCTTCCTGGTGGCGGGAGCGGGCCCGGCAGGCCTGCAGGCGGCGTTGACCCTAGCCGCAGCAGGGGCCGAGGTGCTGCTGTGCGAAAGAGAGGGAACAGCCGGTGGACAGCTCAGGGCGGCCTCGCGCCCTCCCGGCAAGGAGCCCTACGCGGAATGGGTCGCATGGTCCCTGCGTCAGCTCGACTCCCTGGGCGTGCGGCCGGAATACGAAACCGACGCGTGCACGAAGCTGATGGCGGGTGAGGAGTGGGCTGGCGCGGTAAACGCCTGCGGTGCGTGTCCCCTGCTGCCGCGGGTCCCCGGCAGCGAACTGGATATGGACCGCGAGGCGAGGCGCGTACTGCTGGGGGTGGATACGACGGGTAAGAGGGTGGTGGTGGTGGGCGCGGGACCGGTGGGGATGGAGACGGCGCACTACCTCCTGGCTGCGGGAAAAGAGGTCACGGTAGTGGAGGAGAAAGACAATCCACCCGTACCGCCCCTTACCTCACACGGTTTCGCCCTGCACCGCGTGGTGAGGAAGCAGGGATTGCTGCTGCTGGGCACGAGGGTGGTGGAGATAAGCGGCAAGGGAGTGCTGGTGCGGGCCAGGGAAGCGGAGCGGCTCCTGGAGGCGGACACCGTGGTGTGGGCGGTTGGTTCGATACCGGAGGGCGCCTTCGCCGAAGCGTGCGCTGAAGCCGGGGTCACGGTGATGTCCGTGGGAGACGCCCTTGCGCCCAGGCGGCTGCTTGACGCGGTGCACGAGGGCTACAAGGCGGCTTGTGGGATGCTCCACGGGGGGCCGAGCGATGAATGA
- a CDS encoding alcohol dehydrogenase catalytic domain-containing protein translates to MKALTFDYSIPRYLLTGALSDRWPRVLTSAMAPMQVREVEEPGQIGPDWVKVKPRLSGFCGSDLSIAKCHESLTLEPFSSNPFVVGHEVCGEIAEVGEAVEGLAAGDRVTVMPALGCLQRGIDPPCRMCAQGRFQLCENWTEGSLSPGMFIGSTSGLPGFISEMGVAHSAQVYRVPDGVSDENAALTEPFSTPLTMVLNNHVQPGETVLVFGHGVMGLCAIAALRALHPDVRILGAELDPYHSGVARDMGVEEVVRPGGKRFYRRIAELTGAKMYTPTVAKPILIGGVDRVFDAVGSTDTLNASLRILANGGTYNLLGITQIKRIDWTPVWLKELTIKGIYAYQEDEFEGRKVHDFELALDLFESGKVDLSHLITHRFTLDEWPKALDTALNKGRERAIKIVFTP, encoded by the coding sequence ATGAAGGCTTTGACGTTCGACTACAGCATTCCCAGGTACCTGCTGACCGGCGCGCTGAGCGACCGTTGGCCACGGGTGCTCACTTCCGCCATGGCGCCCATGCAGGTGAGGGAGGTCGAGGAGCCGGGCCAGATCGGACCCGACTGGGTGAAGGTCAAGCCGAGGCTCTCGGGCTTCTGCGGCAGCGACCTGAGCATAGCCAAGTGCCACGAAAGCCTGACCCTCGAGCCCTTCTCCTCCAACCCTTTCGTGGTGGGCCATGAGGTCTGCGGGGAGATAGCCGAGGTCGGAGAGGCGGTAGAGGGGCTGGCGGCAGGAGACCGCGTGACGGTGATGCCCGCACTGGGGTGCCTGCAGCGTGGCATCGACCCCCCCTGCCGCATGTGTGCACAGGGGCGCTTCCAGCTCTGCGAGAACTGGACAGAGGGCAGCCTGTCCCCGGGCATGTTCATAGGCAGCACGAGCGGGTTGCCCGGGTTCATAAGCGAGATGGGCGTAGCGCATTCCGCGCAGGTCTACAGGGTGCCGGACGGGGTAAGCGACGAGAACGCCGCCCTCACCGAGCCGTTTTCCACCCCGTTGACCATGGTCCTCAACAACCACGTCCAGCCGGGCGAGACGGTCCTGGTCTTCGGCCACGGCGTCATGGGCCTGTGCGCTATCGCCGCGCTCAGGGCACTCCATCCCGACGTGCGCATACTCGGGGCCGAGCTCGACCCCTACCATTCCGGAGTGGCCAGGGACATGGGGGTCGAGGAGGTGGTCAGGCCCGGGGGCAAGCGGTTCTATCGCAGGATCGCCGAGCTCACCGGGGCCAAGATGTACACGCCTACCGTGGCCAAACCCATCCTCATCGGCGGCGTGGACCGCGTTTTCGACGCCGTTGGCTCAACGGACACCCTGAACGCATCGCTGAGGATACTGGCCAACGGCGGCACCTACAACCTCCTGGGCATTACCCAGATAAAGAGGATCGACTGGACTCCGGTATGGCTGAAAGAGCTTACCATCAAGGGCATATATGCATACCAGGAGGATGAGTTCGAGGGCAGGAAGGTTCACGATTTCGAGTTGGCGCTGGACCTCTTTGAAAGCGGAAAAGTGGACCTCTCGCACCTGATCACCCACCGCTTTACCCTTGATGAATGGCCCAAAGCGCTGGACACGGCCTTGAACAAGGGGCGCGAGAGGGCCATCAAGATCGTCTTTACACCATAA
- a CDS encoding enoyl-CoA hydratase-related protein, with product MEDVLFRREGQVEVITLNRPESLNCFNNNILLALTRRFEELHQDDDCRAVVITGEGRGFCTGADLTGTGARADAATPVGMRLTTHIYSSVIRGLTTMEVPVIGAINGDAAGAGCNFALACDLLVASEKARFIQVFVRRGLVVDMGGTFFLPRLVGLSKAKELAFSGEAIEAAKALELGLVAKVVPHEKLMEEAMEMANKLAQGPTRAIGMIKKMLNRSFETDLETALEFEASLQGIAVSTPDVVEGITSFLQKRPPSFTGK from the coding sequence TTGGAGGATGTACTCTTCAGACGGGAGGGCCAGGTAGAGGTAATCACCCTGAACCGGCCGGAGTCACTGAACTGCTTCAACAACAATATCCTGCTCGCCCTCACACGCAGGTTCGAGGAGCTGCACCAGGACGACGACTGCCGGGCGGTAGTGATCACCGGCGAGGGGAGGGGTTTCTGCACCGGTGCCGACCTGACCGGGACCGGTGCGCGCGCAGATGCCGCGACCCCGGTGGGAATGCGTTTGACCACGCATATCTACTCGTCCGTCATCCGGGGCCTGACCACCATGGAGGTGCCGGTCATCGGGGCCATCAACGGCGACGCGGCCGGCGCGGGGTGCAACTTCGCCCTCGCCTGCGACCTGCTGGTGGCCTCGGAGAAAGCCCGCTTCATCCAGGTATTCGTCCGCCGCGGCCTGGTGGTGGATATGGGGGGGACCTTCTTCCTTCCGCGCCTGGTGGGCCTCTCGAAGGCCAAGGAACTTGCCTTCTCGGGCGAGGCCATCGAAGCGGCAAAGGCCCTGGAACTGGGACTGGTGGCCAAGGTAGTCCCCCACGAGAAGCTGATGGAAGAGGCCATGGAGATGGCCAACAAGCTCGCGCAGGGGCCGACCAGGGCCATCGGTATGATCAAGAAGATGCTCAACCGCTCCTTCGAGACCGACCTGGAGACGGCCCTGGAGTTCGAGGCCTCGCTGCAGGGGATCGCCGTGAGTACCCCCGACGTGGTGGAGGGTATCACCTCTTTTCTGCAGAAGAGGCCGCCCAGTTTCACGGGCAAGTGA
- a CDS encoding O-acetyl-ADP-ribose deacetylase: MREFLGGRVAITRGDITACDVDAIVNAANRSLLGGGGVDGAIHRAAGPELLQECRTLGGAETGEAKMTAGYRLKARHVIHTVGPVWHGGGGGEDGLLADCYRNSLKLAAAAGLRSIAFPSISTGAYGFPIDRATPIALRSTREVLEEEPGLRKVIFVCFSQGDLDVYLEHAPGLLGD, from the coding sequence TTGAGAGAGTTCCTGGGTGGGAGGGTCGCCATCACCAGAGGTGACATAACGGCCTGCGATGTGGACGCCATAGTGAACGCGGCCAACCGCAGTCTGCTGGGGGGTGGTGGGGTCGACGGTGCCATCCACCGCGCCGCCGGGCCCGAACTGCTGCAGGAGTGCCGCACCCTGGGCGGCGCGGAGACCGGCGAGGCCAAGATGACGGCCGGGTACCGGCTGAAAGCGAGGCACGTGATACACACCGTGGGGCCGGTATGGCACGGGGGCGGGGGCGGGGAGGACGGTCTGCTGGCCGACTGCTACCGCAACAGCCTGAAGCTCGCGGCGGCAGCCGGGCTCCGGAGTATTGCGTTCCCGTCCATCAGCACCGGAGCCTACGGTTTTCCCATAGACAGGGCTACCCCAATTGCCTTGCGGTCGACCAGGGAAGTGCTGGAGGAGGAGCCAGGCCTGCGGAAGGTGATCTTCGTCTGCTTCTCCCAGGGCGACCTGGATGTCTACCTCGAGCACGCACCCGGGCTGCTCGGAGATTGA